One region of Triticum aestivum cultivar Chinese Spring chromosome 6B, IWGSC CS RefSeq v2.1, whole genome shotgun sequence genomic DNA includes:
- the LOC123136361 gene encoding receptor-like protein 2 isoform X1, with protein MPSLGLALMLLASLISPASSCTEQEKISLLRLLAGLSWNGGLATSWRSNTDCCTWQGITCNQDRKVTDVSLDSRGLEGSISPSLGNLTELLRLNLSRNSLSGALPLELVSSSSIIVLDVSFNRLTGALHELPSSTPVRPLQVLNISSNLFTGQFPSTTWKAMENLVALNASNNSFTGQIPSTPCASAPSLAVLELSFNKFSGNIPPGLGNCSVLKMLSTGYNNLCGTLPGELFNVTTLEHLSLPNNWLDGGVNGIGKLTNLVTLDLGQNGFSGNIPESIGDLERLEELHLEHNNMSGELPTALSNCTNLVTIDLNTNRFSGELNKVKFASLSNLRKLDLLFNDFTGTIPESIYSCTNLTALRLSYNQFHGQLSEKISNLKYLSFLSLSNNSLTNITRTLQILSSSKSLTTLYIGCNFLDETMPQDDSIDGFENLQVLSMSECSLSGKIPDWLSKLTNLGMLFLQSNQLTGPVPDWISSLNLLFYLDISNNSFTGDIPAALMEMPMLRSDKTPPKVFFELLVWNENTFMQYLMLSAFPKVLNLAINNFTGVIPEEIGQLKGLISLNLSSNGFSGGIPEQICNLTNLQVLDLSGNQLTGTIPAALKNLHFLSRFNVSNNDLEGPIPNVGQFSTFPDSSFGGNPKLCSPMITNQCGSAEAGPVSTKHIGNEVIFAIAFGIFFGVGVLYDQIVLARYFG; from the coding sequence ATGCCTTCCCTTGGCTTGGCTCTTATGCTGCTGGCCTCTTTGAtctctccggcgagctcctgcaCGGAGCAGGAGAAGATCTCCCTTCTCCGGCTCCTCGCCGGGCTCTCGTGGAACGGTGGCCTCGCGACGTCGTGGCGGAGCAACACCGACTGCTGCACATGGCAAGGGATCACCTGCAACCAAGATAGGAAGGTCACCGATGTTTCGCTGGATTCTCGAGGCCTCGAGGGGTCTATCTCGCCATCCCTCGGCAACCTCACCGAGCTCTTGCGCCTCAACCTGTCGCGCAACTCTTTGTCCGGCGCCTTGCCGCTGGAGTTGGTGTCATCCAGCAGCATAATCGTCCTTGACGTCAGCTTCAACCGCCTGACAGGGGCGCTGCATGAGCTGCCATCTTCAACCCCTGTGCGGCCTCTGCAAGTACTCAACATCTCAAGCAACTTATTTACAGGCCAGTTTCCGTCCACCACATGGAAAGCAATGGAGAATTTGGTCGCACTCAATGCCAGTAACAACAGCTTTACTGGACAGATACCATCGACGCCATGTGCGAGCGCGCCATCTTTGGCCGTGCTTGAACTCAGTTTTAACAAATTCAGTGGAAATATCCCTCCAGGACTTGGTAATTGCTCCGTGCTGAAGATGCTCAGCACTGGCTACAACAACCTCTGTGGGACTCTTCCAGGCGAGCTCTTCAATGTTACCACGTTAGAGCACCTCTCTTTGCCTAACAATTGGTTAGACGGAGGTGTCAATGGCATCGGCAAGCTCACAAATCTGGTCACCCTTGATCTTGGGCAGAATGGTTTCAGTGGCAACATTCCAGAGTCTATAGGTGATCTGGAGAGATTGGAGGAGCTGCATTTGGAACACAACAATATGTCAGGGGAGCTGCCAACAGCTCTAAGCAACTGCACAAATCTCGTAACAATTGACCTCAACACCAACCGCTTCAGTGGAGAACTCAACAAGGTCAAGTTCGCGAGCCTGTCCAACCTAAGAAAATTAGATCTTCTTTTCAACGACTTCACCGGCACAATTCCAGAAAGCATATACTCCTGCACCAATCTGACTGCACTGCGACTATCTTACAATCAATTCCATGGTCAATTGTCAGAGAAAATAAGCAATCTGAAGTACCTCTCATTCCTATCACTTTCTAATAACTCGCTTACAAATATCACAAGGACACTTCAGATCCTTAGTAGTTCCAAGAGCCTCACTACCCTTTATATTGGATGCAACTTCCTGGATGAGACCATGCCACAGGATGACAGCATTGATGGTTTTGAGAACCTTCAGGTTCTTTCCATGAGTGAGTGTTCATTGTCTGGAAAAATACCTGATTGGTTATCAAAACTCACAAATTTGGGGATGCTATTTTTGCAAAGCAATCAACTAACTGGACCGGTACCTGACTGgatcagcagcctgaacttgctctTCTATCTAGACATATCAAACAACAGCTTTACAGGGGATATTCCAGCTGCCTTAATGGAGATGCCAATGCTGAGATCAGACAAGACTCCACCAAAGGTCTTCTTTGAGCTGCTTGTTTGGAACGAGAACACATTTATGCAGTACCTCATGCTCAGTGCTTTTCCTAAGGTGCTTAATCTAGCCATCAATAATTTCACTGGTGTGATCCCAGAGGAGATCGGACAGTTAAAAGGACTCATTTCACTGAACTTGAGCTCTAATGGATTTTCCGGAGGGATACCAGAACAGATCTGCAACCTCACGAACCTCCAGGTGCTTGACTTGTCTGGTAATCAACTCACTGGTACAATTCCAGCTGCACTGAAAAATCTGCATTTCCTTTCCAGATTCAATGTTTCTAATAATGACCTGGAAGGCCCTATTCCAAACGTCGGCCAGTTTAGCACATTTCCGGATTCTAGCTTTGGTGGAAACCCAAAACTGTGTAGCCCTATGATCACAAACCAATGTGGTTCAGCAGAAGCAGGTCCGGTCTCCACAAAACACATTGGTAATGAGGTTATCTTTGCAATCGCCTTTGGTATTTTCTTTGGTGTAGGAGTCCTATATGACCAGATAGTCTTAGCCAGATATTTTGGCTAA
- the LOC123136361 gene encoding receptor-like protein 2 isoform X2 has translation MPSLGLALMLLASLISPASSCTEQEKISLLRLLAGLSWNGGLATSWRSNTDCCTWQGITCNQDRKVTDVSLDSRGLEGSISPSLGNLTELLRLNLSRNSLSGALPLELVSSSSIIVLDVSFNRLTGALHELPSSTPVRPLQVLNISSNLFTGQFPSTTWKAMENLVALNASNNSFTGQIPSTPCASAPSLAVLELSFNKFSGNIPPGLGNCSVLKMLSTGYNNLCGTLPGELFNVTTLEHLSLPNNWLDGGVNGIGKLTNLVTLDLGQNGFSGNIPESIGDLERLEELHLEHNNMSGELPTALSNCTNLVTIDLNTNRFSGELNKVKFASLSNLRKLDLLFNDFTGTIPESIYSCTNLTALRLSYNQFHGQLSEKISNLKYLSFLSLSNNSLTNITRTLQILSSSKSLTTLYIGCNFLDETMPQDDSIDGFENLQVLSMSECSLSGKIPDWLSKLTNLGMLFLQSNQLTGPVPDWISSLNLLFYLDISNNSFTGDIPAALMEMPMLRSDKTPPKVFFELLVWNENTFMQYLMLSAFPKVLNLAINNFTGVIPEEIGQLKGLISLNLSSNGFSGGIPEQICNLTNLQIQCF, from the exons ATGCCTTCCCTTGGCTTGGCTCTTATGCTGCTGGCCTCTTTGAtctctccggcgagctcctgcaCGGAGCAGGAGAAGATCTCCCTTCTCCGGCTCCTCGCCGGGCTCTCGTGGAACGGTGGCCTCGCGACGTCGTGGCGGAGCAACACCGACTGCTGCACATGGCAAGGGATCACCTGCAACCAAGATAGGAAGGTCACCGATGTTTCGCTGGATTCTCGAGGCCTCGAGGGGTCTATCTCGCCATCCCTCGGCAACCTCACCGAGCTCTTGCGCCTCAACCTGTCGCGCAACTCTTTGTCCGGCGCCTTGCCGCTGGAGTTGGTGTCATCCAGCAGCATAATCGTCCTTGACGTCAGCTTCAACCGCCTGACAGGGGCGCTGCATGAGCTGCCATCTTCAACCCCTGTGCGGCCTCTGCAAGTACTCAACATCTCAAGCAACTTATTTACAGGCCAGTTTCCGTCCACCACATGGAAAGCAATGGAGAATTTGGTCGCACTCAATGCCAGTAACAACAGCTTTACTGGACAGATACCATCGACGCCATGTGCGAGCGCGCCATCTTTGGCCGTGCTTGAACTCAGTTTTAACAAATTCAGTGGAAATATCCCTCCAGGACTTGGTAATTGCTCCGTGCTGAAGATGCTCAGCACTGGCTACAACAACCTCTGTGGGACTCTTCCAGGCGAGCTCTTCAATGTTACCACGTTAGAGCACCTCTCTTTGCCTAACAATTGGTTAGACGGAGGTGTCAATGGCATCGGCAAGCTCACAAATCTGGTCACCCTTGATCTTGGGCAGAATGGTTTCAGTGGCAACATTCCAGAGTCTATAGGTGATCTGGAGAGATTGGAGGAGCTGCATTTGGAACACAACAATATGTCAGGGGAGCTGCCAACAGCTCTAAGCAACTGCACAAATCTCGTAACAATTGACCTCAACACCAACCGCTTCAGTGGAGAACTCAACAAGGTCAAGTTCGCGAGCCTGTCCAACCTAAGAAAATTAGATCTTCTTTTCAACGACTTCACCGGCACAATTCCAGAAAGCATATACTCCTGCACCAATCTGACTGCACTGCGACTATCTTACAATCAATTCCATGGTCAATTGTCAGAGAAAATAAGCAATCTGAAGTACCTCTCATTCCTATCACTTTCTAATAACTCGCTTACAAATATCACAAGGACACTTCAGATCCTTAGTAGTTCCAAGAGCCTCACTACCCTTTATATTGGATGCAACTTCCTGGATGAGACCATGCCACAGGATGACAGCATTGATGGTTTTGAGAACCTTCAGGTTCTTTCCATGAGTGAGTGTTCATTGTCTGGAAAAATACCTGATTGGTTATCAAAACTCACAAATTTGGGGATGCTATTTTTGCAAAGCAATCAACTAACTGGACCGGTACCTGACTGgatcagcagcctgaacttgctctTCTATCTAGACATATCAAACAACAGCTTTACAGGGGATATTCCAGCTGCCTTAATGGAGATGCCAATGCTGAGATCAGACAAGACTCCACCAAAGGTCTTCTTTGAGCTGCTTGTTTGGAACGAGAACACATTTATGCAGTACCTCATGCTCAGTGCTTTTCCTAAGGTGCTTAATCTAGCCATCAATAATTTCACTGGTGTGATCCCAGAGGAGATCGGACAGTTAAAAGGACTCATTTCACTGAACTTGAGCTCTAATGGATTTTCCGGAGGGATACCAGAACAGATCTGCAACCTCACGAACCTCCAG ATTCAATGTTTCTAA